From a single Solanum dulcamara chromosome 4, daSolDulc1.2, whole genome shotgun sequence genomic region:
- the LOC129887945 gene encoding uncharacterized protein LOC129887945 produces MEKMDSINLSKTEEAKAEVEAEAEAEEGIISDENGNEKGKSNSVDSGNILNSDIHAENEGEGTEDINSAVSGIIDNSVKENGNVLGVIKPHSLLPQPEVPAGVAVIVSPGELNRSQSMPESFDMPAIGKFFREKSNSLSSAITKRLATMRDQFDDEKVVMKSESQQVTEFDLSGMKVIVNLKPPVKKLPGRVSFFSRSNCRDCTAVRSFLRKENLNYVEINVDVYPKREKELIERTGSANVPQIFLNEKLLGGLVALNSLRNGGMLEKKLAEMLAGKCPEDAPAPPVYGFDDDYEEHNDEMVEIVRVLRQKLPIQDKIMRMKIVKNCFSGGELVEVLIHHLDCGRKKAVEIGKNLARRHLIHHVFGENEFEDGKHFYRFLEHEPFVPKCYNFRGSTNDNEPKDAAVLGQRLGKIMSALLESYTSDDRHHLDYIGISNSEEFRRYTNLVQDLHRVNLLNLSADEKLAFFLNLYNAMAIHAVIRVGHPGGMIDRRAFFSEFQYIVGGYSYSLSGLKDGILRSNRRAPFSLMRPFPSGDRRLEMAFQKVNPLIHFGLCNATRSSPAVRFFTPQNVEPELRYAAREYFQRDDAMQVDLAKRTVYLNRMIKWYNADFGQEKEILKWITGYLDATKAGLLTHLMGDGGPVNVVYSSFDWSING; encoded by the exons ATGGAGAAAATGGATTCTATCAATTTATCCAAAACAGAGGAAGCAAAAGCAGAAGTAGAGGCAGAGGCAGAGGCAGAAGAAGGTATAATTTCCGACGAAAATGGTAACGAAAAAGGAAAATCCAATTCAGTTGATTCTGGTAATATTTTGAATTCCGATATTCACGCAGAGAATGAAGGAGAAGGAACGGAAGATATAAATTCAGCTGTTTCTGGAATAATTGATAATTCAGTTAAGGAAAACGGCAACGTATTAGGTGTAATCAAGCCGCATAGCTTGTTGCCGCAGCCGGAGGTACCTGCCGGAGTAGCGGTTATTGTATCTCCAGGTGAATTGAACCGGTCTCAGTCCATGCCAGAGAGTTTTGACATGCCGGCTATCGGGAAATTCTTTCGTGAGAAGAGTAATAGCTTATCGTCGGCGATAACGAAGCGGTTGGCGACGATGAGGGATCAGTTTGACGATGAGAAAGTGGTGATGAAATCGGAATCGCAGCAGGTGACGGAGTTTGACCTCTCCGGAATGAAAGTGATTGTGAACTTAAAACCTCCGGTGAAGAAGCTGCCCGGAAGAGTGAGTTTCTTCTCGAGATCTAATTGCAGGGATTGCACCGCTGTGAGGTCATTTCTGCGTAAGGAAAACCTAAACTATGTGGAAATTAACGTCGATGTCTATCCTAAAAGAGAGAAGGAATTGATTGAGAGGACCGGAAGTGCAAATGTGCCGCAGATATTTCTGAATGAGAAGTTGTTAGGTGGATTGGTGGCGTTGAACTCGCTACGCAATGGCGGGATGTTGGAGAAGAAATTGGCGGAAATGTTGGCCGGAAAATGCCCGGAGGATGCACCGGCGCCACCGGTTTATGGTTTCGACGACGACTACGAGGAGCATAACGACGAAATGGTAGAAATTGTGAGAGTATTGAGGCAAAAGCTTCCAATACAGGACAAAATCATGAGGATGAAAATAGTAAAAAATTGCTTCTCCGGCGGCGAGCTTGTGGAGGTTTTGATCCACCACTTGGACTGCGGCAGAAAAAAG GCTGTGGAAATTGGGAAGAACCTGGCGAGAAGGCATCTTATTCACCACGTCTTCGG AGAAAATGAATTTGAAGATGGAAAACACTTCTATAGATTCCTTGAACATGAACCTTTCGTTCCCAAATGCTATAATTTTCGAGGATCCACAAATGACAATGAACCTAAGGATGCTGCTGTGTTAGGCCAAAGGCTTGGGAAAATAATGTCTGCATTACTTGAGTCTTACACCTCTGATGATCGGCATCATCTTGATTATATAGGCATCAGCAACAGCGAAGAATTTCGGAG ATATACAAATCTGGTTCAGGATCTCCACAGGGTTAACCTCCTAAATCTTTCAGCAGATGAGAAGCTAGCGTTCTTTCTGAATTTGTATAATGCTATGGCCATTCATGCCGTAATCAGGGTTGGTCATCCTGGAGGCATGATTGATAGGAGAGCGTTTTTCTCCGAGTTCCAGTACATAGTAGGTGGTTATTCCTATTCCCTATCAGGGCTAAAAGATGGCATACTAAGAAGCAACCGTAGAGCTCCTTTTTCTCTGATGAGACCCTTCCCTAGCGGAGACAGGCGTCTTGAG ATGGCATTTCAGAAAGTTAATCCGTTAATCCATTTTGGACTGTGCAATGCAACAAGATCAAGTCCAGCAGTAAGATTTTTCACACCTCAAAACGTCGAGCCTGAACTAAGATATGCTGCAAGAGAGTATTTCCAGAGGGATGATGCAATGCAAGTGGATTTGGCCAAGAGAACTGTCTACCTTAACCGAATGATCAAGTG GTACAATGCTGATTTTGGACAGGAAAAGGAAATACTGAAGTGGATTACAGGTTATTTAGATGCAACTAAAGCAGGTCTCTTGACACATCTTATGGGTGATGGTGGACCTGTTAATGTTGTTTATTCAAGTTTTGATTGGTCTATAAATGGTTGA